In Nocardioides luti, the DNA window AAGTTCCGCGGTCGCCCGGTCGTCCAGTCGTGGTCCGGCTTCTCCGACCAGCCCTCCAACGCGGCCGCCAGCGACATCGCCAAGGCGTTGATCGAGGCGTTCCTGCTGGAGGACGGCGAGCAGGGCGAGGACGGCAAGCACGGCGTCGACGAGGTGCACGTGGTCTACACGCGCTTCAAGTCGATGCTCGTGCAGGAGCCCACCGCGGTGCGGCTGCTGCCGCTCGAGGTGGTCGAGGGCGAGGAGAAGCCCAGCTCCGACGAGGTCCTGCCGCTCTACGAGTTCGAGCCGTCCGCCGAGAGCGTCCTGGACGGGCTGCTGCCGCAGTACGTCCAGAGCCGGATCTTCTTCGCCCTGCTGCAGGCGGCCGCCTCCGAGCTGGCCGCCCGTCAGAAGGCGATGAAGTCCGCGACGGACAACGCCGACGAGCTCATCAAGAAGTACACCCGAATCGCCAACCAGGCCCGCCAGGCTGGTATTACCCAGGAAATCAGCGAGATCGTCGGTGGCGTGAACGCCCTCGCCGACGCCAACGCCGGGAATGAGTGAGAGCAATGACTGCGACGATTGACGAGACCACGGAAACCACGGGCAAGGGCGGCGTCGGCCGCATCGCCCGGGTCATCGGCCCGGTGGTGGACATCGAGTTCCCCACCGACCAGATGCCCGAGATGTACAACAAGCTGGAGACCCAGCTGGAGCTCGGCGGCGAGACGTCCGTCCTGGCCCTCGAGGTCTCGCAGCACATCGGCGACGGCATGGTCCGCGCCATCTCGCTGCGACCCACCGACGGCCTCGTGCGCGGCGCCCAGGTGACCGACACCGGTGGCCCGATCACCGTGCCCGTGGGCAACGCGACCCTCGGCCACGTGTTCAACACCCTCGGTGACTGCCTGAACCTCGAGGAGGGCGAGACCCTCGACGTGCAGGAGCGGTGGGGCATCCACCGCAAGGCGCCCGCCTTCGACCAGCTCGAGTCCAAGACCCAGATGTTCGAGACGGGCATCAAGGTCATCGACCTGCTCGCGCCGTACGTCCTCGGTGGCAAGATCGGCCTGTTCGGTGGTGCCGGCGTCGGCAAGACCGTGCTGATCCAGGAGATGATCGCCCGCGTCGCCAAGGACCACGGCGGTGTGTCGGTGTTCGCCGGTGTCGGTGAGCGCACCCGTGAGGGCAACGACCTCATCGTCGAGATGGAGGAGGCCGGCGTCATCGGCCAGACCGCCCTCGTCTTCGGCCAGATGGACGAGCCGCCGGGCACCCGCCTGCGCGTCGCCCTGTCGGCCCTGACGATGGCGGAGTACTTCCGCGACGTGCAGAGCCAGGACGTGCTGCTCTTCATCGACAACATCTTCCGGTTCACGCAGGCCGGCTCCGAGGTCTCCACGCTCCTCGGCCGGATGCCGTCCGCGGTGGGCTACCAGCCCAACCTCGCCGACGAGATGGGCACGCTCCAGGAGCGGATCACCTCGACCCGTGGTCACTCGATCACCTCGATGCAGGCGATCTACGTGCCGGCCGACGACTACACCGACCCGGCCCCGGCCGCGACGTTCGCGCACCTCGACGCGACGACCGAGCTGTCCCGCGACATCGCGTCGCAGGGCATCTACCCGGCCGTCGACCCGCTGACCTCCACGTCGCGGATCCTCGACGCGCAGTACATCGGTCAGGCGCACTACGACTGCGCGATCCGGATCAAGCAGATCCTGCAGCGCAACAAGGAGCTCCAGGACATCATCGCGATCCTCGGTGTCGACGAGCTCTCCGAAGAGGACAAGATCATCGTGTCCCGCGCCCGTCGCATCCAGCGCTTCCTGTCGCAGAACACCTACGTGGCCAAGCAGTTCACCGGCCTCGAGGGCTCGACGGTCCCGATCGCCGAGACCATCGACGCGTTCAACAAGATCGCCGACGGCGAGTACGACCACGTCGCCGAGCAGGCCTTCTTCATGTGCGGTGGTCTCGACGACGTCGAGAAGAAGTGGTCCGAGATCCAGAAGGGCATCTGATGGCGTCGGAAGGCGACCAGCTGCAGGTGGAGCTCGTCGCGGCCGACCGGACCGTGTGGTCCGGTCAGGCCTCGATGGTCGTCGCCAAGACGGCGGAGGGTGACATCGGCGTGCTGCGCAACCACGCGCCGCTGCTCTCCCTGCTCGTCGAGGGCCTCGTGGAGATCGACGCCGTGGAGGGTGACCGCCTCGTGGCCGCCGTCGACGGTGGCTTCCTGTCGGTCGCGAACAACCGCGTGTCGATCCTCTCGGAGAACGCCGTGCTGGCCGCGGACATCGACGTCGAGGCCGCTCGCGCGGCCCTCGAGGAGGCCAACGCGGCCGACTCCGACGACGAGGACGCGGCCGCTCGGGGCCGGGCCGCCCAGGCCCGGATCCGGGCTGCGGAACGGGTCTGACCCCGGCGTCCACCTCCCGGGCCCGGTCGCTACAGTGGGCGCCCTCCGGTGCGCACCACGGCGTGCCGAGTCGGGAGGGGACGCATGCCGGTCTGGCAGTGGCTGCTCGACACGGCCGGCGCCCTGCTCCTGCTCGTCCTGCTCTACGGCGTCGCGCTGATCGTGCGGCGCCGTGTGCTCTCCCGCAACGGTGGCACCTTCGAGCTCTCCTACCGCGTCCGTCCCGAGAGGGCCGGGCGCGGTTGGCTTCTCGGGCTCGGTCGCTACTCGGGGGAGACCCTCGAGTGGTTCCGCATCTTCTCGCTCTCGCCACGCCCCAAGCGGTCCTGGCCGCGGGCGCGGCTGGCCTACGGCGACCGGCGCGAGCCCGAGGGCGTCGAGCAGATGTCGCTCTACCCCGACCACGTCGTGGTCTGCTGCATGACGCCCGACGGCGAGGTCGAGCTGGCCATGGGCCCCTCCTCGCTGATGGGCTTCCAGGCCTGGCTCGAGGCCGGTCCTCCCGGAGGGACGGCCCGCCCCCGCTGACCGGTCGTCCGACCGCGTGCGATGGACTGGTCCCGTGCCGTCCGTGATCCCCGCCCGCAACGCGGTCGCCCTGACCTTCGGCCTCAACGGCCTGTGCTTCGCGACCCTGGTCTCGAGGATCCCGGACGTCCGGTCCGACCTCGGGCTCGACAACGGCGACCTGGGCCTCCTGCTGCTGGCGATCGCGGCGGGCTCGGTGCTGGCCCTCCCGTCGAGCGGGCGCCTCATCGAGCGCGGCAGCGCGGCCGGGGTGGTCCGGCTGGGCGCGGTGTTCGCCGCCGGCGGCCTGCTCGTCGCCGCCGTCGGCGCGGGGGTGGTCGCCTCGACCGTCCTCTGCGCCCTGGGGCTGTTCGCCTACGGCATCGGCATCGGCATCTGGGACGTGGCCATGAACGTCGAGGGCGCCGAGGTCGAGCGGCAGCTGGCCCGCACCGTGATGCCGCGCTTCCACGCCGGCTGGAGCGTCGGCAGCATCGTCGGGGCCGGGATCGGCATCCCGATGGCCGCGCTGCACGTGCCGATGCCGGTGCACCTGGGCGGTCTGGCCCTGCTCTCGCTCGGCGTCGTCTGGGTCGTG includes these proteins:
- a CDS encoding F0F1 ATP synthase subunit gamma, which encodes MALSVREYRARIKSTESMKKITRAMELIAASRIIKAQQRAQSAAPYARELTRAVSAVATYANVDHPLTREPEDPKRAAVLIVTSDRGLAGAYSSSVLKESERLAEKLREEGKEVDTYIAGRKGAAYYKFRGRPVVQSWSGFSDQPSNAAASDIAKALIEAFLLEDGEQGEDGKHGVDEVHVVYTRFKSMLVQEPTAVRLLPLEVVEGEEKPSSDEVLPLYEFEPSAESVLDGLLPQYVQSRIFFALLQAAASELAARQKAMKSATDNADELIKKYTRIANQARQAGITQEISEIVGGVNALADANAGNE
- a CDS encoding DUF2550 domain-containing protein, producing MPVWQWLLDTAGALLLLVLLYGVALIVRRRVLSRNGGTFELSYRVRPERAGRGWLLGLGRYSGETLEWFRIFSLSPRPKRSWPRARLAYGDRREPEGVEQMSLYPDHVVVCCMTPDGEVELAMGPSSLMGFQAWLEAGPPGGTARPR
- a CDS encoding F0F1 ATP synthase subunit epsilon, whose amino-acid sequence is MASEGDQLQVELVAADRTVWSGQASMVVAKTAEGDIGVLRNHAPLLSLLVEGLVEIDAVEGDRLVAAVDGGFLSVANNRVSILSENAVLAADIDVEAARAALEEANAADSDDEDAAARGRAAQARIRAAERV
- the atpD gene encoding F0F1 ATP synthase subunit beta; protein product: MTATIDETTETTGKGGVGRIARVIGPVVDIEFPTDQMPEMYNKLETQLELGGETSVLALEVSQHIGDGMVRAISLRPTDGLVRGAQVTDTGGPITVPVGNATLGHVFNTLGDCLNLEEGETLDVQERWGIHRKAPAFDQLESKTQMFETGIKVIDLLAPYVLGGKIGLFGGAGVGKTVLIQEMIARVAKDHGGVSVFAGVGERTREGNDLIVEMEEAGVIGQTALVFGQMDEPPGTRLRVALSALTMAEYFRDVQSQDVLLFIDNIFRFTQAGSEVSTLLGRMPSAVGYQPNLADEMGTLQERITSTRGHSITSMQAIYVPADDYTDPAPAATFAHLDATTELSRDIASQGIYPAVDPLTSTSRILDAQYIGQAHYDCAIRIKQILQRNKELQDIIAILGVDELSEEDKIIVSRARRIQRFLSQNTYVAKQFTGLEGSTVPIAETIDAFNKIADGEYDHVAEQAFFMCGGLDDVEKKWSEIQKGI